The DNA sequence AACTTCCTTTGTTTTTTATAACCTAGCTACCCGATCTCTATTTTTTGTGTTCTTGCTTCTTTGTTTCTCATTCTTACTTTCAGAAATTCATTGCTACAACTAAGAACCTCGGGCATCCAAGGAAAATCGAGGAATCCGAACAAGCCCCCTCAAATGctcttcttgctgctccaatcgtcttgctgccatggaggaggttcagcaagagatgtccaagcagctgtcctcattgatcaagctttatggggcataagttttctttctttttgtttttgttggacatatttctatattttcatttctttaagtctttggcccttatagataaacaaaaagggggagtaattgtatactctactgtctagggggagttgaggtttgtgtttgtgtttgtgtttgtgttcgtctttggtcaaagttagctttttattttagtttaatgttgtgcttctcaaggggagtttttatgtttgtttcgctaactttgttttgtaggtgtttgttaattaataatattttgattatctaaagtgccaaagggggagattgttaggtcctttttttggcaatttagttgtcaaaatattttttaattaatgtgcattttattgagcattcaatttgtttttatcaactctagaccctttttccagggggagttgtggttggttagtacttgtgaacatatcttttaaagttagcatgtttttggtttctttgtgatattcgattgtgttactcagggggagtagtatcctttgctcttgctaactttgccttgcaggtactttatgttaaaaattattttgttcatctaaagtgccaaagggggagattgtaaagtccttttttggcaagttagttgacaaaataatttttccatttatggtaagattgctttgcattcatattcgatttcttgccttataaattcggattgtagttgcccttttccttgattggaaagttgcactttcagctgaactttcctttgttgaaaacttctcaaaagagaaggaattctcttttggaaaattgtcttttttagggaaactttgattattgtctTTTCCTTattctaatctgtttttggcaggaatcaagcattgaaagaagatcggacccgattttagtaagtttcccctttctggtcagatctgctgcgtcagcatctgaatctgatgtagcagatcgtgtttcttttggaaagtttttgtacagctgctaattcgaacttgtggttgcctctttggtttctatgttctataaatagagcctagaaagcaaccattcgaattacctcttccattattcattttttgcatttatcttttgagagaagagagtctttctttgttttgtgagagcctagttgttcatctaggttctagttgttctaattctgttcttactctatcctagaggttgtgaagaactacttgattgaacaagagattggtcttcgggagaagacttgataaagccttacttcgggaggaagtaagcacttggtcttcgggagaagacttgataaagccttacttcgggaggaagtaagcacttggtcttcgggagaagacttgttgaagccttacttcgggaggaagtaagcactcacacttcaaagacgaagggagttcgggcttgaaggtgattcaagaagtcagattcataaagtggattacaaaggattgcgacaattctttagagggagtctaaacttgtttaagtcaattgtctttgtaattttgatactttattaattgatttcattctctgggcgtgaccccgtggactaggagtgttcgtgagaacactgataccacgtataaatctcttgtgtcaagttatttatttttctgcaaatattttatattactcgCCCGTTCGCTTTGTCAGAAAGGTAATtgctttctgctgctgcaaacgcttacagtttttatattttcttatatacaactgacatttgcaaaaacacggtttttcaataattatcttttaaattaatttgctttattattcttttttatcaAGAAAGATAATTTCTATTAATCAAATTGAGTCAATtaatgtttcaaaaaaaaaaaaccgagtCAATTACATCCACAATGCAATTCCCTTCAAAAGAGAAACTTACaactcaattttatttatgctAGACAACTTCCTTTCTTGTACAAGAATAAGTCCACTTTTGAAGCTCTCTTTAATACTACTATCTATACAATTCGTACACTTTCTTATTTATACACAAATTTTGGTCTAGCCAAATGTTATATATTGCACCTCCTAACACATTCTTATgaacataatataatttttatgatacattctaatatatttttaattcatttttaaaaattatgtgtttttttttaacatattttttttccataataaaaaaaaattaaaataacaaaactcATTAACtcaaagccaaaaaaaaaaaaaatccattcaTGTATACAGACACAACACATATAtttctttcccttttttttaacaatttttttataaagcAGATGCTTTTTTTTAACCAACAAAAAAAAGTCCATTCATGCTTTTTAATATTAAGGTTAATCTCAAATTCATTTTCACACATATACATAATTTGAACTCCAATTATAGATTAACACATAGAGCCCAAAATGAGCTTTCCAATAATATCAAGAACTTCCAAAACGAAGTTcagaatcaaaagttatgacaaaaataagaaaaacgAAAATCCCGAGAAAACATGGCCCTCGTTGCGACGGCCGCAACCTAGTGgagctcgccgcggcgagccaTACTGTAGCCGCGTTGGCAACCCCAAAATCACCCAAAAATCACAACTTTTCATACATTTGAAACTCATCCAAACTaataccaaaacttatccaaaatCATGCCCAAACTAAAACTTTTAATCAATACTAAACCAATCTAACATTGATATACAATTGAGCATGCATAACACAAAGCTCAAGATCAAAACATAAAACACAAATTGGCCataccattaataaaagatttttttttaatatttttgtaatttaaaaaatatgtaaatacattataaaaaaaaaaaagaatgtgactaaataagtttatatatgatttttttaaaaaaatatcagttAAATAAATATCTACGCTAATAAATCGCTTCGTTTTccaattaaatcttttttttttttgataaatttaaatccttttgttttaatttaaattttaaatttttttcttctttagcaTATAAAATTAAGGattcaattaatttattaaaagataatattagtAATTTGAGTAATTCCTATTCCTAATATGACTAaggatataaaatattttaagtaaGGCGGTGGGTGGGTGGAGGCTTTAAATACTATCCAACCAAACCAAATCATCTCGAAGAAATTAACAGAATTTCATTGTTTCTCCATACTCTCCTTCCTTCCTGCTTCTCCATTCATAATATTCTCTCTCAAAACTCTGGGAATTTAGGGGTTGGGAAAGAGAAGGAAGATGATTGAGGTGGTTCTTAATGATCGTTTAGGAAAGAAGGTGAAGGTCAAGTGTAACGAGGATGACACAATCGGCGACCTAAAGAAGCTGGTGGCGGCTCAGACCGGAACCAGAGCTGATAAGATTCGAATTCAGAAGTGGTACAACATCTACAAAGACCATATCACTCTCAAGGACTACGAGGTCCATGACGGCATGGGCCTCGAGCTCTACTACAACTGATTTCGCATCTTTTGGTTTTTTGTTCCTATTTCTAAGGAAGGACTCTTATATTTCAATCAACGTTTCTTGTTCAAAATTAGAGCAACAACTGTACTTATGTCTCTGTTCTactctttatttttttgtaatgatAAATCGAAAC is a window from the Cannabis sativa cultivar Pink pepper isolate KNU-18-1 chromosome 1, ASM2916894v1, whole genome shotgun sequence genome containing:
- the LOC133030021 gene encoding ubiquitin-like protein 5: MIEVVLNDRLGKKVKVKCNEDDTIGDLKKLVAAQTGTRADKIRIQKWYNIYKDHITLKDYEVHDGMGLELYYN